The Gammaproteobacteria bacterium genome segment CAGCTCGTGCCCATACCCGAGTTTAGTGAACGTGTCGTCCACAAGCTGCAGGATGATTTCAAGCGTGTTGACTGTGCCGAGCGTGACGACCTTATTGGCAGGCTGTCTCAGCTGATCAAGGCCGAAAAGCAGATCCCGCTGAAAGCCAGTGACTGGCGTCCTGAGCTGTTGCCGGAGCATTTACGCATGCGTTTTTCGGTGCTCGATCACAACGGGAAAGAATTGGGAGCAGGGCGCTCGCTAAAGGACTTGCAGCGGCGTTTCTCTGCACGGGCCGCCGGTGAAATCAAACAGCTGGCGGTTGATGTGAAATGGCCCGAGTCGGGAGTGACTGACTGGCAATTTGGTGATCTCCCGGAGTCCGTCGAAGTTGATCGCGGTGGACATCGCTACTTGCTGTTTCCTGCAGTAGTGGATAAGCAGGATTCGGTCGGGGTTGAGCTGATGGATTCCCTGCAACGGGCGCAGGATGCGCAGCGTGCAGGTTTGCGCCGCTTGGTGACACTGTGTCATGCGAAGGAGGTGAAATATGTCATGCGCAACCTGCCAGCCATTGATTCGATGTGTCTGATCTATTCTACACTGGGTTCATGTGAGGATCTGAAACAGGGGCTGCTCAACCTGATTCTGACGCGCAGTTTTTTTTCCGAAATGCCGGAACATTCGGTACGCACCGAGCAACAGTTTCTCGATTGCCTGAAACGTGGCAAGCCATTGATGTCGGAGACAAAGCAGCTTTGCCAGATGGTGGCGGATATTCTGGCCGCCTATCAGACGGTTATTCAACGCTTCAAACAACAGGCCGGCACATTTCCCGTCCATTCCAGAGATGATGTGCGCGAGCAGTTGGCTGGCCTGATGCCCACCGATTTTTTACACACGGTGCCTGTTGAATGGCTGCAGCATCTGCCCCGTTATCTACAGGCCCTGGATGCGCGCCTGCAGAAACTGTCTGCCGCGCCGGCAGGCGATGCGGAGAAGCTGGCACAGATCCGGCCGCTGGCCGAGGCCTATCTGCGGCTTTGCGGTCAAGCCAATGCGGTTTCCTTTCAGGCCGAATTATCCCGATTGAAATGGATGCTTGAGGAGTTTCGGGTATCACTGTTTGCGCAGCCCCTGAAGACCTCGATGCCGATCTCCGCCAGGCGCATCGAAAAACAAATTGCGATCTGCAGTTGAGATGCCTCAAGTTGAGGCGCATCAACTTGAGGCGCGTCATTTTATCTTGATGTTGGATAAACTTAGGGAAAATAAATATTACGATCGGTGCAGGTCGTGGGTATTTGCGGATGAATAATGTTGCGTGTGGAGTCGCGGTTGCACTGTAAAAAATTAAATTCTGTTATGAATTGGGGTCTTAGAAATTAGTTCGGGTTTTGGTCTTGTCTATTCGAGAATCCTGACTAGTCTTAATAGTGAGTGTCGTCCTGGATTCGTCTTCTGACCCAACTCGCTAAATCTGGGGCCTTTTGAATGATGTTGTTGCGCATCTCTGCCGCGTGCAGAAATCCTGATACATCACCTGGGCTTCCACTTGAACGCATGGTTCAAGACGCGGGACGACGCTATACCTAATTTGCCTGAACATGCCGCTGCTGATTCGTCGAACACTCTGTTCATCGATTCAGTGGCGGTATTTTTTTGGATGGCCGACTATCGCTGTCGGACTATCGACAGCTACAGTGTCTTTTGCGGCGCGATGGCCGGCATGCTCTGCGAGAGCCGGGTTTGTTCAATCCCGAGTCGATCGGCATAGATGATGGTGAAGGCCAGCACGCTGGTGACGTAGTCTCGTGTTTCCTTGAAGGGGATGGTTTCTATCCAGCGTTGGGCATCCAGTGCTGACTCTGTGGGCAGCCATCCTGTGATGCGTCGTGCGCCGGCATTGTAGGCCGCAGTGGCCAACACCGTCTGCCCGTCGAAGCGTTTCAACATTTTCTGCAAATAGTGTGTGCCAAAGGCGAGATTGGTATCCGCATGGGTTAGCTGTGGTTTGCCGCGATATTTTTTCGGCAGGAAGCGGGAGATGTCGCGCGCGGTGGCAGGCATGAGTTGCATCAGGCCCAGTGCGCCTTTTGAGGAGCGTGCGTCCTGCATGAAGGCGCTTTCCCGACGGATCACGCCATAGGTCCACGCGGGGTTGATGTCGGCCTGCTCAGAGTGACTCAGCACCTTTTCCTGGTGCAGCAGGGGGAAGCGGAGGGCGATGTCATCACGCTGGTCTGTGCTGGCCATGGTGAGGATTGACTGGTCAAACCAGCCCCAGTGCTGCGCCAGTTTGGCGGCGTTCACGCGTTCATGGTTTGACAATGTCTGGGTGGCCTCGCGCCATTCCCGGCGCGCATAGGTCATACGCTTTAGCTGTAAAAATTCACGGGCGCGTAATATGCCGGGGCGTTGGCTGAGTTCAAATAACACGCCAGCACGGGTTTCCTGCACCTGGCCGTCAAGGGCATAGGGCAGACCGAGCCGGTCGGCGGCGAGAAAACCATAATAACTGCGTTGTTGGGCCAGGGCGCGGAAATGCACCATGGCTGTTTCGGTATCGTTGAGTTCTTCGTTGGTGCGTGCACGCCAGTATTGCCAACGATCATCGCGCTGCTGTTCCGGGGTGAGTGCGTTGAGGGCCGTGAGTGCCAGCGACCACTGTGATTGGCGCAGGGCGGAGCGGACACGCCATTCGCGCGCAAGTTCGGTGAGATGCTGGTCGGGGACGAGTGAAAACCAGTCCTCGGCGCCCGGTAGCTGTTTGCGCGCCTGGGCGATGGCCAGCGATTGCAGCATGGCATATTGACTGGCGGCATCGACGGGTACTTGGGTGGCGATGCCAAACCAGAGATCGGCGGCGGCCTGTGGAGATTGGCCCGCCACGCGTCGGATGATGTTGGTGAAGATGTTGGGCACCATGACGTGCTGGCTGGCGATGATCTGTTGCCGATATTTATCGAGCAGCTGGGGTTTGTGGTGAAGTTTGACCCACAGCCGGGCCAGCTTTTGATCCTGACCCGGAAGCGCGTTAATCAGGTAGCGTGCCAGGGTGCGATGGCCGGCCTGGAGGGCGAGTTCCAGTCGCTGCCAGATCCGTTCTGTGGTTTGCTTTCCGGCGGCCTGCCAGTGGTCGAAGACACGGTCACAATTACCCGGCTGGGAACGTCCCGTCAGCCAGAGCGCCTCAATCTCGGGATAGGCCTGCTCGGCCTGACCGGTCTGGATGAGCGCGTACAGATAATGGCATTGCAGTCGGATATTGTTTTGTGGGGTGTAAAAAGCCAGAAATTGTTGCCAGTCGCCCTGTCGGGCTTTGAGTCGCAACCATTTTTTTCGCAGAAAATCACTGACCGGTAACGATTCATACTCGCGGAGGAAGTGAGCCATCTCATCGGCCGAGAGGTGCTGCAGGCGTTCTTTCATGTCCAGATACCGCAGATAGGGGTACAGCGGGTAATCGGTGAGCGTTGGCAGCAGCTTGTGGAATTTATCCGTCTGATTCAGGCTTAAGGCCTTTTCAGCCTCAAGAAAACGTGTGCGTTGCTCGGAGAGGGTGTTGCTGTTGAAATCAACGATCCGTTTAATGAGGATGGGGTCGGAAGGGGCCGTGAGCTTCCGGTTCGAATCCCCGGTCGTTATCATGCCGAACGCCGCAGCGGGCAGCAGCGCAGCGAGAATGAGACCACACACTGCGATAGACAATGCGAAGGCTTGGTTCAAGGCGAGGCGTCGATAGGGCCGGGATTGGTGGGTGATGGTCATCCGATTTCCGTTTAATGCTGGATCAATGCTAGGTTTAGCGGCCGCTTGCGCGCGCGAATTGAATTGCATTCTGGGTGCTGATCAACAAATTTGAATGATTTGCTCAAAACTTTGTACTTTCATCCGGCTAATGGATTGATTATTCTCAGTTTCTCTACGAATGTGTCGCGCTACTGATACGTTCATCATGCTGACATACGGGGAAAAATATTAATGTACACCAATGGAAAACCTTACGTTGCCAGCCTAAAAGCCGGCGAGGCAGTCTATATCTGCCAATGTGGGCACACCAAGACAGCACCGTATTGCGATGGCAGTCATAGCCAGTATCCGGGTAAGGAACCTTTGGCGTACAAGGCGGCGACGGATGAATCGGTCTACATCTGTGGTTGTGGGAAGACTGCAAACAAACCCTGGTGCGACGGAAGCCATACGGGCTAGCCATGAACGATTTCCTTGCAAATCCGGGGGTGCAGGCGGCGGTCGCGCCCTTTATCGTGGCCCTGGTCATCGGGCTGTTGTTGCGGCGGCTGGGTGTGATTGCCGCGGGTCTGGCGATCATTGCAGGTTTGATCACCACCGTGATGCTGACCACGGGACTGGCCTTTCAACCGATGACTTCGACCCGAAAGATTATTCTGGGCAGCCTGTGCCTGCCCTTTGTGGCATTGCTGCTGGACTGGGTGCGCGGACGGCTACCGGGCTCCAGCGGACAGGCCACCCTCGTTACCACCCTCACGATAATGGTGCCGGCCTTGTTGCTGGTGGCCGCTGTCGACTGGGTGGTCTGGCCGGTCTTCGCGCGACAGGAGATCGCTGAAGCCTGGCCGATGTTGGCGCGGGTTAGCCTGTATGTTGGCGTGGTGGGCGCGGCGTTTTTGGCAATGGCCGGTAGAAAAGGGGTGCAGGGATCGACCGCGCAGGCGGCAAGCATCCTGGCTCTGGGGGTGGGAACGGCCGTGACGACCATGATCGCCGCCTCCGCGCTATACGCCCAATTGGCCTTTTCGGTGACGGCGGCGGTGGGCGCCCTGCTGGTGATCGGCCTATTCACAAAGGCCTTGTGGGAGCCTAAGTCGGGCCTTGGTCACTTGGGTGCATTCGGTCTTTTTGCCGCCGCGACACCCCTGCTATTGATTGGCGCGGCAGCGACGGTTTATGCGCAGCTCTCAGCCTGGGTGCTGTTATGCCTGGCGATCATACCCCTGGTTGCCTGGTGGCCACCGGTCAATGTCGAGCGGCCCTGGTTGAGACTGGTCGTCACCGGCCTGATAAGTCTGCTGCCGGTGATACCCGCCGTATGGTTGGCCTGGCGTGCCGCCGGGCCAGTGAGCTTCTGAAGCCCGAATTTTATTTATGCATTGTCTTTATGATGTATAACCATTACTTATTGTTTATAAGCAATGTAAAGAGTCCATGTAAAAACTAATGTAATAACCATGTAATAACCAAGGAGAGCTAAATGAAAAAGCTATTGTTACTGAGTGTTGCGTTGCTGTTGCCGGTCACTGGAATGGCGGCGTCCTACACCATTGATCCAACCCACACCTATCCCAATTTCACCGTCAACCATCTCGGGTTTTCCACCCTGCATGGCCGCTTTGGTAATACCACGGGCACTCTCAGCATGGATCAGGCCAAGGGCACCGGTGAGGTAAGTATCATGATCGAGGCCGCCTCGATCGATACCGGTTTTAAAAAGCGTGACGATCATCTGCGTTCCCCGGACTTTTTTAATGTTGTCGAATTCCCGGAAATCACCTTCAAGTCCACGAAGGTGACCTTTAAAGGAAAAGGCGCAACCCTGATGGGGGATCTCACCATCAAAGGCGTGACGAAACCCGTCACCCTGGATGTGGACAGCATTAATTGCGGTGTGCATCCCTTCAACAAGAAAGAGGTCTGCGGCTTTAATGCGACGGCCCAGCTCAAACGCTCGGACTTCGGGATTGAATACGGCCTACCGGCGGTGGGCGACGAAGTAATGCTGTCGATTGAAATGGAAGCGGTCAAAAATTAGTCAGTTTAACGCCCCGCGGCAGTGATCGCGGGGCGTTTCGCTGTTCCTGATGCCGGCTCCGGATGCCGATAGTGGCGCAGCTTGTTGGATTCAGCATAGTAGGCAGAGCGGCCATCTTTTCGGCTATATAGGATCACCATTGAGGCACTTAAAGTTAGGATAGAAACGGTCGATAGGGCATTAGGTTTCGCGCGAATACGTGTTAGCCTATACCGAGATAGCGGGGTGGTGTTGCCCTGCGACGAATCAATGGAGAGCTCGAATGCCGGTTACATCTGATGTTTTAGCCGACGCTAAAACAGTCAATATCAAGATTAGTGGGCGGTTTGATTTTGCAGTGCAAAATGAGTTTCGTGAGTGTTATTACCATAAAGGCCCAGGAGATAAGAAGGCCTTTGTCATCGATATGGGTAATGCCAACTATATGGATAGCTCAGCGCTTGGAATGTTGCTGATGATGAGGGAATACCT includes the following:
- a CDS encoding YceI family protein; its protein translation is MKKLLLLSVALLLPVTGMAASYTIDPTHTYPNFTVNHLGFSTLHGRFGNTTGTLSMDQAKGTGEVSIMIEAASIDTGFKKRDDHLRSPDFFNVVEFPEITFKSTKVTFKGKGATLMGDLTIKGVTKPVTLDVDSINCGVHPFNKKEVCGFNATAQLKRSDFGIEYGLPAVGDEVMLSIEMEAVKN
- a CDS encoding STAS domain-containing protein, with the translated sequence MPVTSDVLADAKTVNIKISGRFDFAVQNEFRECYYHKGPGDKKAFVIDMGNANYMDSSALGMLLMMREYLGGNEADITIIKCSPDIKNILTVANFQSLFKMA
- a CDS encoding transglycosylase SLT domain-containing protein, with the translated sequence MTITHQSRPYRRLALNQAFALSIAVCGLILAALLPAAAFGMITTGDSNRKLTAPSDPILIKRIVDFNSNTLSEQRTRFLEAEKALSLNQTDKFHKLLPTLTDYPLYPYLRYLDMKERLQHLSADEMAHFLREYESLPVSDFLRKKWLRLKARQGDWQQFLAFYTPQNNIRLQCHYLYALIQTGQAEQAYPEIEALWLTGRSQPGNCDRVFDHWQAAGKQTTERIWQRLELALQAGHRTLARYLINALPGQDQKLARLWVKLHHKPQLLDKYRQQIIASQHVMVPNIFTNIIRRVAGQSPQAAADLWFGIATQVPVDAASQYAMLQSLAIAQARKQLPGAEDWFSLVPDQHLTELAREWRVRSALRQSQWSLALTALNALTPEQQRDDRWQYWRARTNEELNDTETAMVHFRALAQQRSYYGFLAADRLGLPYALDGQVQETRAGVLFELSQRPGILRAREFLQLKRMTYARREWREATQTLSNHERVNAAKLAQHWGWFDQSILTMASTDQRDDIALRFPLLHQEKVLSHSEQADINPAWTYGVIRRESAFMQDARSSKGALGLMQLMPATARDISRFLPKKYRGKPQLTHADTNLAFGTHYLQKMLKRFDGQTVLATAAYNAGARRITGWLPTESALDAQRWIETIPFKETRDYVTSVLAFTIIYADRLGIEQTRLSQSMPAIAPQKTL